Proteins co-encoded in one Desulfitobacterium hafniense DCB-2 genomic window:
- a CDS encoding Na(+)/H(+) antiporter subunit C — translation METLMAIVIGILFTIGTYLILSKTLLRIILGTSLIGHGVNLLILTMGGLKKGGPPLLGLKESLFTDPLPQALLLTAIVINFATTALFLVLSYRTYNVLGSDDSEALRGCDDE, via the coding sequence ATGGAAACATTGATGGCAATCGTGATCGGAATTTTATTTACTATAGGAACCTACTTAATCCTCTCCAAAACTCTGCTCCGCATTATTTTAGGAACCTCTCTGATCGGACACGGGGTCAATCTGCTGATCCTGACCATGGGCGGCTTAAAAAAGGGCGGTCCTCCGCTGCTGGGCCTGAAGGAGAGTCTTTTCACCGATCCCCTTCCCCAAGCCCTTTTGCTGACGGCTATCGTGATTAACTTCGCCACCACAGCCCTCTTCTTAGTCTTGAGCTATCGTACCTATAACGTGTTGGGAAGCGATGATTCAGAAGCATTAAGGGGGTGTGATGATGAATAA